The DNA region TCCTCGGCCACGACCCCGTCGACGACTCGCTGGCCGTCCGCGAGGCGGTCGGGATCCTCCCCGAGCGGGAGGACCCGCCGAGCTTCCTCACGCCGCGGGAGTACCTCCAGTTCGTCGGCGACGTGCGCGACCTGTCGGCCGTCGACGACCGCATCGCCGAGTGGGCCGACCGGCTGGGCTTCGCCGACACGCTCGACACAATCTCGACGGACCTCTCGGAGGGCGAGCGCCAGCGCGTGATGCTCGCCCAGACGTTCATCCACGAGCCCGACCTCGTGTTCATCGACGAGCCGCTGGTCAACCTCGACCCGATCATGCAGGCCGAGGTCAAAGACCACATGCGCGACTACTGCGAGCGGGGCAACACCCTCTTCCTCTCGACGCACTTTCTGGAGGTCGCCGAGGAGCTGTGCACCTCCGTCGGCATCGTCCGCGACGGCGAACTCGTCGCCGAGCGCGACCCTCGCGACCTCGACGACGGCGAGCAACTGCTCGACTACTTCCGACGGGAGGTCGAGCCCGAGGCGGCGACCGGGAGCGGTGCCGCCGCCGGCCCGGCAGCGACTTCGGCCGGGGGACCCTCCGGCGGATCCGACCCATGAGCGGCGCCGACTCGACCGCGGCGGACCCGACGACGGACTCGCCGACGCCGAACCGACGGGGCGGCCTCTCGACGCGGCTGCTCGTCCGGATGATCCGCGAGGAGTGGCGCCTCCAGGCGGAGCTGTTCGGTGACCGGTTCGCCGCGTTCCCGTTCGTGATCGCCGTCTTCGGCGGCCTCGGGG from Halosimplex halophilum includes:
- a CDS encoding ABC transporter ATP-binding protein, with product MGAIETDGLTKRYGDVTALEGLSLSVPEGELFGLLGPNGSGKTTTIEILTGQLDPTGGTAAVLGHDPVDDSLAVREAVGILPEREDPPSFLTPREYLQFVGDVRDLSAVDDRIAEWADRLGFADTLDTISTDLSEGERQRVMLAQTFIHEPDLVFIDEPLVNLDPIMQAEVKDHMRDYCERGNTLFLSTHFLEVAEELCTSVGIVRDGELVAERDPRDLDDGEQLLDYFRREVEPEAATGSGAAAGPAATSAGGPSGGSDP